The Dioscorea cayenensis subsp. rotundata cultivar TDr96_F1 chromosome 19, TDr96_F1_v2_PseudoChromosome.rev07_lg8_w22 25.fasta, whole genome shotgun sequence genome includes a window with the following:
- the LOC120284049 gene encoding HMG1/2-like protein: MKLEVQVVEKAIEVVKKPRERKKAISSMNNKGKTKKEKKSKNPNLPKCLPIAFFLFMDDFRKEYKATNPCSKSVAVAAKEDGERWKSMSDEEKNVYVDAHKGCSGTKHQHIFSKELYERLEL; this comes from the coding sequence ATGAAACTTGAGGTGCAAGTTGTGGAGAAGGCCATTGAGGTCGTGAAGAAGCCTAGAGAGAGGAAGAAAGCTATCTCATCCATGAACAACAAGGGAAAGaccaagaaggaaaagaaatctAAGAACCCCAACTTACCTAAATGTCTGCCCAttgccttctttcttttcatggatgacttcaGAAAAGAATATAAAGCTACAAATCCATGCTCCAAGAGTGTTGCTGTGGCGGCCAAAGAGGATGGTGAGAGATGGAAATCCATGTCTGATGAGGAGAAGAATGTTTACGTGGATGCTCACAAAGGCTGCAGTGGAACTAAACACCAACACATTTTCTCTAAAGAACTATATGAACGCCTAGAACTTTAG